In Rosa chinensis cultivar Old Blush chromosome 1, RchiOBHm-V2, whole genome shotgun sequence, a genomic segment contains:
- the LOC112181573 gene encoding U-box domain-containing protein 33 isoform X2, translating to MAVVSSVPAKMRPTEPIRYPDISDMGSFGEIVVEPVARVIQDMIYVTVGTPVKESKLNLIWTLHNSGGKRVCIVHVLQPAQMIPTSLGTKFPASQVNPQEVRAYREKERQDMQKLLDDYLRICRAMGVRAEKLHIEKDSIEKGIVELISQHGIRRLVMGAAADKSHSRKMTDLKSKKAIYVREHAPVFCRIQFVCKGYLIHTREASSDAVDAQFTLLPPRPSTDTEQSPHHLRSQSSVTLGQNNRPSLSNPAQDLLCRVRSTKSGKYGGIATDVAEGLSTPSSSRLEAEGSADEWDQASRRSTSGYSSCSSALGDLPLIQFERTEGSENGSRNSSALTHLKDINRSSPPSVLDGNVNDTLYDHLEQAMTEAENAKREAFEEAIRRGKAEKDAIDAIRRAKASEFLYNEELRQRKEIEDTVAREREELEKMKKQRDEVMEEFRAAVEQRSQLESQIAESDQLVQCLEQKIISAVDLLQNYKRERDELHVERDNALREAEELRKRQGEASSTQMPQFFSDFSFPEIEEATRNFDPSLKIGEGGYGSIFKGFLRHTEVAIKMLNAHSLQGPSEFQQEVDILSKLRHTNLVTLIGACPEGWTLIYEYLPNGSLEDRLSCKDNTPPLSWQARIRIATELCSVLIFLHSSKPHGVVHGDLKPSNILLDANFVCKLSDFGISRLLSRGQGSSNNTTLCCWTGPKGTFAYMDPEFLSSGELTPKSDVYSFGIILLRLLTGKPALGITKEVQYALDSGKLETLLDPLVGDWPFVQAEQLARLALRCCEMSRKCRADLVSDVWRVLEPMRASCGSLSSFRLGTEEHFQPPSYFICPIFQEVMQDPHVAADGFTYEAEALRGWLDSGHDTSPMTNQKLEHKNLVPNHALRSAIQEWLQHH from the exons ATGGCTGTTGTGAGTTCTGTGCCGGCAAAGATGCGACCGACTGAGCCAATAAGGTATCCTGATATTTCAGATATGGGTAGTTTTGGAGAGATTGTGGTGGAGCCTGTGGCTCGGGTGATCCAAGATATGATATACGTTACAGTGGGAACTCCTGTGAAGGAGAGCAAATTGAATCTGATATGGACATTGCACAACTCAGGAGGGAAGAGGGTTTGCATAGTTCATGTTCTCCAGCCTGCACAGATGATTCCAACGTCAT TGGGAACTAAGTTCCCAGCAAGCCAAGTGAATCCTCAGGAAGTCAGAGCTTACCGTGAAAAGGAAAGGCAAGACATGCAGAAGTTGCTGGATGATTACCTTCGTATTTGTCGTGCAATGGGG GTTCGAGCAGAAAAACTACATATTGAAAAGGACAGTATTGAGAAGGGAATTGTGGAACTCATCTCTCAGCATGGAATCAGAAGGCTTGTTATGGGAGCAGCAGCAGACAAGTCCCATTCAAG GAAAATGACAGACCTCAAGTCTAAGAAAGCCATATACGTGCGTGAACATGCACCTGTTTTCTGTCGCATACAATTTGTTTGCAAGGGGTACCTTATACACACCAG GGAAGCGAGTTCAGATGCAGTTGATGCACAGTTTACATTGCTGCCACCAAGACCAAGCACCGACACTGAACAATCACCACACCATTTAAGATCACAATCTTCTGTGACACTTGGGCAGAATAATCGACCGTCACTCAGCAACCCAGCTCAAGATTTACTCTGCCGGGTAAGATCGACAAAATCCGGCAAATATGGAGGAATCGCAACAGATGTTGCTGAAGGGCTTTCAACTCCATCAAGCAGCAGGTTGGAAGCAGAAGGGAGTGCTGATGAATGGGATCAGGCATCCAGGAGGAGTACTTCTGGATATTCATCATGCTCTTCTGCATTGGGTGATTTACCTTTGATACAGTTTGAGAGGACTGAGGGAAGTGAAAATGGGTCAAGAAACTCGAGTGCTCTTACTCATCTCAAAGATATTAATCGTTCATCCCCTCCCAGTGTATTG GATGGAAATGTAAACGATACTCTTTATGATCATCTTGAGCAAGCGATGACAGAGGCTGAAAATGCAAAGCGAGAAGCATTTGAAGAGGCAATTAGGCGTGGGAAAGCCGAAAAAGATGCCATTGACGCTATACGAAGG GCCAAAGCATCAGAGTTCTTATACAATGAGGAATTgagacaaagaaaagaaattgaggaCACAGTagcaagagaaagagaagaacttgaaaagatgaagaagcaaCGAGATGAAGTCATGGAAGAATTCAGGGCCGCCGTAGAACAAAGATCACAACTTGAGAGCCAAATTGCTGAGTCTGATCAGCTGGTTCAGTGCTTGGAGCAAAAGATCATATCTGCTGTGGATCTCttacaaaattacaaaagagAACGGGATGAGTTGCATGTAGAACGTGACAATGCTCTTAGAGAAGCAGAGGAGCTAAGGAAAAGACAAGGAGAGGCCTCAAGCACACAGATGCCTCAGTTCTTCTCTGATTTTTCATTTCCCGAGATTGAGGAAGCAACTCGAAACTTTGATCCATCACTTAAGATTGGAGAAGGTGGATATGGAAGCATTTTCAAAGGTTTCCTACGTCACACTGAGGTGGCTATAAAAATGCTAAATGCTCATAGTTTGCAAGGCCCCTCGGAATTCCAGCAGGAG GTGGATATATTAAGTAAGCTGAGGCATACCAATCTTGTCACACTCATTGGTGCCTGCCCAGAAGGTTGGACTCTGATCTATGAGTATCTTCCAAATGGAAGCCTTGAAGATCGACTAAGCTGCAAGGACAATACTCCCCCATTATCATGGCAAGCTCGAATACGCATTGCTACTGAGTTGTGTTCTGTCCTAATTTTTCTCCACTCCAGTAAACCACACGGCGTAGTACATGGTGATTTGAAACCCTCCAATATCCTCCTTGATGCTAACTTTGTTTGCAAACTTAGTGACTTTGGCATCAGTCGGCTCTTGTCTCGTGGTCAAGGTTCAAGCAACAACACAACACTCTGTTGCTGGACTGGTCCAAAAGGTACTTTCGCTTACATGGATCCTGAGTTTCTTTCATCGGGAGAGCTTACACCAAAGTCAGATGTGTATTCATTTGGAATTATACTCTTACGATTGTTAACCGGAAAACCAGCATTGGGAATAACAAAGGAAGTACAGTATGCATTAGATTCTGGAAAGTTGGAAACCCTCTTGGATCCTTTAGTGGGAGACTGGCCATTTGTACAGGCTGAACAGTTGGCTCGCTTAGCATTGAGGTGTTGTGAGATGAGCCGGAAGTGCAGGGCAGACCTTGTGTCAGATGTGTGGAGGGTACTTGAACCAATGAGGGCTTCATGTGGCTCCTTATCATCATTCCGACTGGGTACTGAAGAGCACTTCCAACCTCCCTCATACTTCATCTGTCCCATTTTCCAG GAAGTCATGCAAGATCCACATGTTGCAGCAGATGGTTTCACTTATGAAGCAGAGGCTCTGAGGGGATGGCTGGACAGTGGTCATGACACTTCACCTATGACAAATCAGAAGCTCGAACACAAGAATCTCGTCCCCAACCACGCTCTTCGCTCTGCAATTCAGGAGTGGCTGCAACACCACTAA
- the LOC112181573 gene encoding U-box domain-containing protein 33 isoform X3, with amino-acid sequence MAVVSSVPAKMRPTEPIRYPDISDMGSFGEIVVEPVARVIQDMIYVTVGTPVKESKLNLIWTLHNSGGKRVCIVHVLQPAQMIPTSLGTKFPASQVNPQEVRAYREKERQDMQKLLDDYLRICRAMGVRAEKLHIEKDSIEKGIVELISQHGIRRLVMGAAADKSHSREASSDAVDAQFTLLPPRPSTDTEQSPHHLRSQSSVTLGQNNRPSLSNPAQDLLCRVRSTKSGKYGGIATDVAEGLSTPSSSRLEAEGSADEWDQASRRSTSGYSSCSSALGDLPLIQFERTEGSENGSRNSSALTHLKDINRSSPPSVLQDGNVNDTLYDHLEQAMTEAENAKREAFEEAIRRGKAEKDAIDAIRRAKASEFLYNEELRQRKEIEDTVAREREELEKMKKQRDEVMEEFRAAVEQRSQLESQIAESDQLVQCLEQKIISAVDLLQNYKRERDELHVERDNALREAEELRKRQGEASSTQMPQFFSDFSFPEIEEATRNFDPSLKIGEGGYGSIFKGFLRHTEVAIKMLNAHSLQGPSEFQQEVDILSKLRHTNLVTLIGACPEGWTLIYEYLPNGSLEDRLSCKDNTPPLSWQARIRIATELCSVLIFLHSSKPHGVVHGDLKPSNILLDANFVCKLSDFGISRLLSRGQGSSNNTTLCCWTGPKGTFAYMDPEFLSSGELTPKSDVYSFGIILLRLLTGKPALGITKEVQYALDSGKLETLLDPLVGDWPFVQAEQLARLALRCCEMSRKCRADLVSDVWRVLEPMRASCGSLSSFRLGTEEHFQPPSYFICPIFQEVMQDPHVAADGFTYEAEALRGWLDSGHDTSPMTNQKLEHKNLVPNHALRSAIQEWLQHH; translated from the exons ATGGCTGTTGTGAGTTCTGTGCCGGCAAAGATGCGACCGACTGAGCCAATAAGGTATCCTGATATTTCAGATATGGGTAGTTTTGGAGAGATTGTGGTGGAGCCTGTGGCTCGGGTGATCCAAGATATGATATACGTTACAGTGGGAACTCCTGTGAAGGAGAGCAAATTGAATCTGATATGGACATTGCACAACTCAGGAGGGAAGAGGGTTTGCATAGTTCATGTTCTCCAGCCTGCACAGATGATTCCAACGTCAT TGGGAACTAAGTTCCCAGCAAGCCAAGTGAATCCTCAGGAAGTCAGAGCTTACCGTGAAAAGGAAAGGCAAGACATGCAGAAGTTGCTGGATGATTACCTTCGTATTTGTCGTGCAATGGGG GTTCGAGCAGAAAAACTACATATTGAAAAGGACAGTATTGAGAAGGGAATTGTGGAACTCATCTCTCAGCATGGAATCAGAAGGCTTGTTATGGGAGCAGCAGCAGACAAGTCCCATTCAAG GGAAGCGAGTTCAGATGCAGTTGATGCACAGTTTACATTGCTGCCACCAAGACCAAGCACCGACACTGAACAATCACCACACCATTTAAGATCACAATCTTCTGTGACACTTGGGCAGAATAATCGACCGTCACTCAGCAACCCAGCTCAAGATTTACTCTGCCGGGTAAGATCGACAAAATCCGGCAAATATGGAGGAATCGCAACAGATGTTGCTGAAGGGCTTTCAACTCCATCAAGCAGCAGGTTGGAAGCAGAAGGGAGTGCTGATGAATGGGATCAGGCATCCAGGAGGAGTACTTCTGGATATTCATCATGCTCTTCTGCATTGGGTGATTTACCTTTGATACAGTTTGAGAGGACTGAGGGAAGTGAAAATGGGTCAAGAAACTCGAGTGCTCTTACTCATCTCAAAGATATTAATCGTTCATCCCCTCCCAGTGTATTG CAGGATGGAAATGTAAACGATACTCTTTATGATCATCTTGAGCAAGCGATGACAGAGGCTGAAAATGCAAAGCGAGAAGCATTTGAAGAGGCAATTAGGCGTGGGAAAGCCGAAAAAGATGCCATTGACGCTATACGAAGG GCCAAAGCATCAGAGTTCTTATACAATGAGGAATTgagacaaagaaaagaaattgaggaCACAGTagcaagagaaagagaagaacttgaaaagatgaagaagcaaCGAGATGAAGTCATGGAAGAATTCAGGGCCGCCGTAGAACAAAGATCACAACTTGAGAGCCAAATTGCTGAGTCTGATCAGCTGGTTCAGTGCTTGGAGCAAAAGATCATATCTGCTGTGGATCTCttacaaaattacaaaagagAACGGGATGAGTTGCATGTAGAACGTGACAATGCTCTTAGAGAAGCAGAGGAGCTAAGGAAAAGACAAGGAGAGGCCTCAAGCACACAGATGCCTCAGTTCTTCTCTGATTTTTCATTTCCCGAGATTGAGGAAGCAACTCGAAACTTTGATCCATCACTTAAGATTGGAGAAGGTGGATATGGAAGCATTTTCAAAGGTTTCCTACGTCACACTGAGGTGGCTATAAAAATGCTAAATGCTCATAGTTTGCAAGGCCCCTCGGAATTCCAGCAGGAG GTGGATATATTAAGTAAGCTGAGGCATACCAATCTTGTCACACTCATTGGTGCCTGCCCAGAAGGTTGGACTCTGATCTATGAGTATCTTCCAAATGGAAGCCTTGAAGATCGACTAAGCTGCAAGGACAATACTCCCCCATTATCATGGCAAGCTCGAATACGCATTGCTACTGAGTTGTGTTCTGTCCTAATTTTTCTCCACTCCAGTAAACCACACGGCGTAGTACATGGTGATTTGAAACCCTCCAATATCCTCCTTGATGCTAACTTTGTTTGCAAACTTAGTGACTTTGGCATCAGTCGGCTCTTGTCTCGTGGTCAAGGTTCAAGCAACAACACAACACTCTGTTGCTGGACTGGTCCAAAAGGTACTTTCGCTTACATGGATCCTGAGTTTCTTTCATCGGGAGAGCTTACACCAAAGTCAGATGTGTATTCATTTGGAATTATACTCTTACGATTGTTAACCGGAAAACCAGCATTGGGAATAACAAAGGAAGTACAGTATGCATTAGATTCTGGAAAGTTGGAAACCCTCTTGGATCCTTTAGTGGGAGACTGGCCATTTGTACAGGCTGAACAGTTGGCTCGCTTAGCATTGAGGTGTTGTGAGATGAGCCGGAAGTGCAGGGCAGACCTTGTGTCAGATGTGTGGAGGGTACTTGAACCAATGAGGGCTTCATGTGGCTCCTTATCATCATTCCGACTGGGTACTGAAGAGCACTTCCAACCTCCCTCATACTTCATCTGTCCCATTTTCCAG GAAGTCATGCAAGATCCACATGTTGCAGCAGATGGTTTCACTTATGAAGCAGAGGCTCTGAGGGGATGGCTGGACAGTGGTCATGACACTTCACCTATGACAAATCAGAAGCTCGAACACAAGAATCTCGTCCCCAACCACGCTCTTCGCTCTGCAATTCAGGAGTGGCTGCAACACCACTAA
- the LOC112181573 gene encoding U-box domain-containing protein 33 isoform X1 codes for MAVVSSVPAKMRPTEPIRYPDISDMGSFGEIVVEPVARVIQDMIYVTVGTPVKESKLNLIWTLHNSGGKRVCIVHVLQPAQMIPTSLGTKFPASQVNPQEVRAYREKERQDMQKLLDDYLRICRAMGVRAEKLHIEKDSIEKGIVELISQHGIRRLVMGAAADKSHSRKMTDLKSKKAIYVREHAPVFCRIQFVCKGYLIHTREASSDAVDAQFTLLPPRPSTDTEQSPHHLRSQSSVTLGQNNRPSLSNPAQDLLCRVRSTKSGKYGGIATDVAEGLSTPSSSRLEAEGSADEWDQASRRSTSGYSSCSSALGDLPLIQFERTEGSENGSRNSSALTHLKDINRSSPPSVLQDGNVNDTLYDHLEQAMTEAENAKREAFEEAIRRGKAEKDAIDAIRRAKASEFLYNEELRQRKEIEDTVAREREELEKMKKQRDEVMEEFRAAVEQRSQLESQIAESDQLVQCLEQKIISAVDLLQNYKRERDELHVERDNALREAEELRKRQGEASSTQMPQFFSDFSFPEIEEATRNFDPSLKIGEGGYGSIFKGFLRHTEVAIKMLNAHSLQGPSEFQQEVDILSKLRHTNLVTLIGACPEGWTLIYEYLPNGSLEDRLSCKDNTPPLSWQARIRIATELCSVLIFLHSSKPHGVVHGDLKPSNILLDANFVCKLSDFGISRLLSRGQGSSNNTTLCCWTGPKGTFAYMDPEFLSSGELTPKSDVYSFGIILLRLLTGKPALGITKEVQYALDSGKLETLLDPLVGDWPFVQAEQLARLALRCCEMSRKCRADLVSDVWRVLEPMRASCGSLSSFRLGTEEHFQPPSYFICPIFQEVMQDPHVAADGFTYEAEALRGWLDSGHDTSPMTNQKLEHKNLVPNHALRSAIQEWLQHH; via the exons ATGGCTGTTGTGAGTTCTGTGCCGGCAAAGATGCGACCGACTGAGCCAATAAGGTATCCTGATATTTCAGATATGGGTAGTTTTGGAGAGATTGTGGTGGAGCCTGTGGCTCGGGTGATCCAAGATATGATATACGTTACAGTGGGAACTCCTGTGAAGGAGAGCAAATTGAATCTGATATGGACATTGCACAACTCAGGAGGGAAGAGGGTTTGCATAGTTCATGTTCTCCAGCCTGCACAGATGATTCCAACGTCAT TGGGAACTAAGTTCCCAGCAAGCCAAGTGAATCCTCAGGAAGTCAGAGCTTACCGTGAAAAGGAAAGGCAAGACATGCAGAAGTTGCTGGATGATTACCTTCGTATTTGTCGTGCAATGGGG GTTCGAGCAGAAAAACTACATATTGAAAAGGACAGTATTGAGAAGGGAATTGTGGAACTCATCTCTCAGCATGGAATCAGAAGGCTTGTTATGGGAGCAGCAGCAGACAAGTCCCATTCAAG GAAAATGACAGACCTCAAGTCTAAGAAAGCCATATACGTGCGTGAACATGCACCTGTTTTCTGTCGCATACAATTTGTTTGCAAGGGGTACCTTATACACACCAG GGAAGCGAGTTCAGATGCAGTTGATGCACAGTTTACATTGCTGCCACCAAGACCAAGCACCGACACTGAACAATCACCACACCATTTAAGATCACAATCTTCTGTGACACTTGGGCAGAATAATCGACCGTCACTCAGCAACCCAGCTCAAGATTTACTCTGCCGGGTAAGATCGACAAAATCCGGCAAATATGGAGGAATCGCAACAGATGTTGCTGAAGGGCTTTCAACTCCATCAAGCAGCAGGTTGGAAGCAGAAGGGAGTGCTGATGAATGGGATCAGGCATCCAGGAGGAGTACTTCTGGATATTCATCATGCTCTTCTGCATTGGGTGATTTACCTTTGATACAGTTTGAGAGGACTGAGGGAAGTGAAAATGGGTCAAGAAACTCGAGTGCTCTTACTCATCTCAAAGATATTAATCGTTCATCCCCTCCCAGTGTATTG CAGGATGGAAATGTAAACGATACTCTTTATGATCATCTTGAGCAAGCGATGACAGAGGCTGAAAATGCAAAGCGAGAAGCATTTGAAGAGGCAATTAGGCGTGGGAAAGCCGAAAAAGATGCCATTGACGCTATACGAAGG GCCAAAGCATCAGAGTTCTTATACAATGAGGAATTgagacaaagaaaagaaattgaggaCACAGTagcaagagaaagagaagaacttgaaaagatgaagaagcaaCGAGATGAAGTCATGGAAGAATTCAGGGCCGCCGTAGAACAAAGATCACAACTTGAGAGCCAAATTGCTGAGTCTGATCAGCTGGTTCAGTGCTTGGAGCAAAAGATCATATCTGCTGTGGATCTCttacaaaattacaaaagagAACGGGATGAGTTGCATGTAGAACGTGACAATGCTCTTAGAGAAGCAGAGGAGCTAAGGAAAAGACAAGGAGAGGCCTCAAGCACACAGATGCCTCAGTTCTTCTCTGATTTTTCATTTCCCGAGATTGAGGAAGCAACTCGAAACTTTGATCCATCACTTAAGATTGGAGAAGGTGGATATGGAAGCATTTTCAAAGGTTTCCTACGTCACACTGAGGTGGCTATAAAAATGCTAAATGCTCATAGTTTGCAAGGCCCCTCGGAATTCCAGCAGGAG GTGGATATATTAAGTAAGCTGAGGCATACCAATCTTGTCACACTCATTGGTGCCTGCCCAGAAGGTTGGACTCTGATCTATGAGTATCTTCCAAATGGAAGCCTTGAAGATCGACTAAGCTGCAAGGACAATACTCCCCCATTATCATGGCAAGCTCGAATACGCATTGCTACTGAGTTGTGTTCTGTCCTAATTTTTCTCCACTCCAGTAAACCACACGGCGTAGTACATGGTGATTTGAAACCCTCCAATATCCTCCTTGATGCTAACTTTGTTTGCAAACTTAGTGACTTTGGCATCAGTCGGCTCTTGTCTCGTGGTCAAGGTTCAAGCAACAACACAACACTCTGTTGCTGGACTGGTCCAAAAGGTACTTTCGCTTACATGGATCCTGAGTTTCTTTCATCGGGAGAGCTTACACCAAAGTCAGATGTGTATTCATTTGGAATTATACTCTTACGATTGTTAACCGGAAAACCAGCATTGGGAATAACAAAGGAAGTACAGTATGCATTAGATTCTGGAAAGTTGGAAACCCTCTTGGATCCTTTAGTGGGAGACTGGCCATTTGTACAGGCTGAACAGTTGGCTCGCTTAGCATTGAGGTGTTGTGAGATGAGCCGGAAGTGCAGGGCAGACCTTGTGTCAGATGTGTGGAGGGTACTTGAACCAATGAGGGCTTCATGTGGCTCCTTATCATCATTCCGACTGGGTACTGAAGAGCACTTCCAACCTCCCTCATACTTCATCTGTCCCATTTTCCAG GAAGTCATGCAAGATCCACATGTTGCAGCAGATGGTTTCACTTATGAAGCAGAGGCTCTGAGGGGATGGCTGGACAGTGGTCATGACACTTCACCTATGACAAATCAGAAGCTCGAACACAAGAATCTCGTCCCCAACCACGCTCTTCGCTCTGCAATTCAGGAGTGGCTGCAACACCACTAA